The following proteins are co-located in the Fretibacterium sp. OH1220_COT-178 genome:
- a CDS encoding dynamin family protein, whose protein sequence is MRFSPLATLDVRFPSGEMELSSRLLSLLRLPDESRPTNFEQWHELCHPNDHKEVRTLLETIHHSHRTALSLTRRFFCGDGIYRPLRLDACILRGPDGRPLRLMGTETDLTLQRLQERQTAAWRTLNQELQKRLGELKEGEKRAADNWRAAESERSRLEAVVSLIQHIPLPVRILREGDISFQSKALELLSLSDPEIETWLSAVEDGDIRQLHDAHGRTRILQSSVSSFAGFVLIVLFDISERVELEGDNLNLRRILQRHAFRPTSEEAAPAPEAPAFWSSGAADDGIQMADSALDALTNLLESVLRILRAPEIEQAFSSRSEQIETLLGSVGRTELAVGVLGITSSGKSSLINAMMGERLLPEETRATTNMTVLCRKGGLRAVDICYEDGKSERVVGSDLTPRRLEELTAERRNPGNMRGISRIEWTSPAAAIPQGLVLIDTPGIDACELPGHSELVLRRILPTLDIVLYVSSIRSPFKTADLSLMQAVLEGNQRMILLLTQIDLERDDIEGGRVILSRDQKLASYVRELRQNVSRSAIRECAIIPVSSRLALKHFYDRESTEWRASNFEPLLRQTALFREHLLRYGVTLRGRRALNLLRHIREDMEAALKDREGGDDRSALLRQTARIRELRDAQRWVSAEISSVRNEWKHALSPLPILSRFRRDVETVRTPAGLRERYQRWGREWTELMNRMTERMDRAKLFCGTMLSRHGLAPLDRPAPILGPGAELPDIDRYVRHRATEIRVRGWFQGLGFWPEHKKSVQLSLDTERLLQDCEKLLKERLEVLEEHLNWWENIMRETTCDPLYEELAREEKVLDEARKNVADRAASRSALRGAATRLGEIERGLLRLVDESEFPTEKGQADLIPPRASDPTSPPGEENFFTPLFQAIAEQSIQTRFLSLPAVRRRRRIVLLGLRRHDSLRLLSRLAHDAGLTDIPRTPEGREIGEDEWIFCGRIPPAIPHSSLRAPSSILDELDLLVAPSDSYRGEAMDPVDWHDVFGEWLPIVHLDIARVDSGLSDLARAPYASALANVPEWIAASAHGGLFDSRLSDLVLDVPERLASFTRLRGFQGRMDWFVYENYDPRYTDLIPLGRQVDASSRDEDLETLLLLWQESGLDFVPPLTEQRLRLCLMEIRERSRADSSRLLNGGEASRFSGAEQERKERRHLDAK, encoded by the coding sequence ATGCGCTTTTCCCCTCTGGCTACCCTCGATGTTCGTTTCCCCTCAGGGGAAATGGAGCTCTCGTCCCGTCTTCTGTCGCTCCTCCGTCTGCCTGACGAATCGAGGCCGACGAACTTCGAGCAATGGCACGAATTGTGCCATCCCAACGACCATAAAGAGGTGCGGACGCTGCTCGAGACCATCCACCACTCGCACCGTACCGCCCTTTCCCTGACTCGGCGTTTTTTTTGCGGCGACGGGATTTACCGCCCCCTTCGCCTGGATGCATGCATTCTGAGAGGCCCGGACGGACGGCCTCTGCGCCTGATGGGAACCGAGACGGACCTGACGCTCCAGCGCCTTCAGGAGCGCCAGACGGCTGCATGGCGAACGCTCAACCAGGAGCTGCAGAAAAGGCTCGGAGAGCTGAAGGAAGGGGAAAAACGTGCCGCAGACAATTGGAGGGCGGCAGAATCCGAACGTTCCCGTCTGGAAGCGGTTGTCTCCCTCATACAACATATCCCTCTTCCCGTCCGTATTCTACGGGAGGGGGATATCTCATTTCAAAGCAAAGCTTTAGAGCTTCTGTCCCTGTCCGATCCCGAGATCGAAACCTGGCTGAGCGCGGTCGAGGACGGCGATATCCGGCAGCTGCATGACGCCCACGGCCGCACGAGAATCCTGCAAAGCTCCGTATCCTCGTTCGCCGGCTTCGTGCTGATCGTTCTCTTCGACATTTCCGAGCGGGTCGAATTGGAGGGGGACAACCTGAACCTGCGCCGTATCCTCCAGCGCCATGCGTTTCGTCCCACCTCGGAAGAAGCGGCCCCCGCCCCCGAGGCTCCCGCTTTCTGGTCCTCGGGGGCCGCCGACGACGGCATTCAAATGGCGGACTCCGCACTGGACGCTCTGACGAACCTCCTCGAATCGGTCTTGCGGATTTTGAGGGCCCCGGAAATCGAACAAGCCTTCTCCTCCCGATCGGAGCAGATCGAGACCTTGCTCGGCTCCGTTGGACGCACGGAGCTTGCGGTGGGCGTCCTGGGGATTACGAGCAGCGGAAAGTCCAGTCTGATCAACGCAATGATGGGAGAGCGCCTCCTCCCCGAGGAAACCCGGGCCACGACCAACATGACGGTCCTCTGCCGCAAGGGGGGTCTGCGGGCCGTCGACATATGCTACGAGGACGGCAAAAGCGAGCGCGTCGTCGGCAGCGACCTCACCCCCAGACGGCTCGAGGAGCTGACCGCGGAGAGACGTAATCCCGGCAACATGCGCGGCATCTCCCGAATCGAATGGACCAGCCCGGCTGCGGCCATCCCTCAAGGATTGGTCCTCATCGACACCCCGGGGATCGATGCCTGCGAGCTTCCCGGTCACAGCGAACTCGTTCTGCGCCGTATTCTTCCGACCCTGGACATCGTCCTCTACGTCTCCTCGATACGCAGCCCCTTCAAGACGGCCGACCTCAGCCTGATGCAGGCCGTCCTGGAGGGCAATCAGAGGATGATTCTCCTGCTCACCCAGATCGACCTCGAGCGGGACGACATCGAGGGGGGAAGGGTGATCCTCTCCCGAGACCAAAAATTGGCGTCCTACGTGCGGGAGCTGCGCCAGAACGTGTCTCGCTCGGCCATCCGGGAATGCGCAATCATACCGGTGTCCTCCAGGTTGGCCCTGAAGCATTTTTACGATCGAGAATCCACCGAATGGAGGGCATCGAACTTCGAGCCGCTCCTGCGGCAGACGGCCTTGTTCCGGGAACATCTGCTCCGTTACGGCGTCACGCTGCGAGGGCGAAGGGCACTGAACCTCCTGCGCCACATCCGCGAGGATATGGAAGCGGCCTTGAAAGACAGGGAGGGAGGAGACGACCGGTCGGCACTCCTTCGCCAAACCGCTCGAATCCGAGAGCTCAGGGATGCCCAGCGGTGGGTCAGCGCCGAGATATCCTCGGTCCGCAACGAATGGAAGCATGCGCTCTCTCCCCTGCCGATCCTCTCTCGTTTTCGCCGCGACGTGGAGACGGTCCGAACCCCCGCGGGGCTCCGCGAGCGTTACCAACGATGGGGACGAGAGTGGACCGAGCTCATGAACCGGATGACCGAGCGCATGGACCGCGCCAAACTATTCTGCGGCACGATGCTGTCTCGGCACGGCCTAGCCCCCCTAGACCGACCGGCTCCCATCCTGGGCCCGGGCGCGGAGCTTCCCGACATCGACCGGTACGTCCGCCATCGCGCCACCGAGATCAGGGTTCGGGGCTGGTTTCAAGGGCTCGGGTTCTGGCCCGAGCATAAAAAATCCGTCCAATTGTCGCTCGACACCGAACGCCTCCTGCAGGATTGCGAAAAATTGCTGAAGGAGCGTCTCGAAGTTTTGGAGGAGCACCTGAATTGGTGGGAAAACATCATGAGGGAGACCACCTGTGATCCACTCTACGAGGAGCTGGCAAGGGAGGAAAAGGTCCTTGACGAGGCCAGAAAGAACGTGGCGGACCGGGCAGCCTCCCGCTCCGCCCTTCGTGGGGCCGCGACCAGGCTTGGGGAGATCGAGCGAGGGCTTCTGCGCCTCGTCGACGAATCGGAATTCCCGACCGAAAAGGGCCAGGCGGACCTCATTCCTCCTCGCGCTTCCGATCCGACGTCGCCCCCTGGAGAGGAGAACTTTTTCACCCCTCTTTTTCAGGCGATTGCGGAACAAAGCATACAGACCCGTTTTCTCTCCCTTCCCGCGGTGCGTAGACGCCGCCGCATCGTCCTGCTGGGGTTGAGGCGGCACGATTCCTTGAGGCTTCTCTCTCGCCTCGCTCACGATGCCGGCCTGACGGATATTCCCAGGACTCCGGAGGGACGAGAGATCGGAGAGGACGAATGGATCTTTTGCGGCCGCATTCCGCCCGCAATCCCCCACTCGTCTCTGAGGGCTCCCTCCTCCATCCTGGACGAACTGGACTTGCTTGTCGCGCCCTCCGATAGCTATCGAGGAGAAGCGATGGACCCTGTGGACTGGCACGACGTATTCGGGGAATGGCTGCCTATCGTGCATCTGGACATCGCCCGAGTCGATTCCGGGCTGTCGGATCTCGCCCGCGCCCCATACGCCTCGGCACTCGCGAACGTTCCCGAGTGGATCGCGGCTTCGGCCCATGGAGGGCTCTTCGACAGCCGTTTGTCCGACCTGGTCCTGGACGTCCCTGAACGCCTGGCCTCCTTCACCCGCCTGCGGGGCTTTCAGGGACGCATGGATTGGTTCGTGTACGAGAATTACGACCCTCGCTACACGGATCTAATCCCACTGGGACGGCAGGTCGACGCGAGCTCCCGAGACGAGGACCTCGAGACGCTGCTTCTCCTGTGGCAGGAGAGCGGCCTGGACTTCGTTCCGCCCCTGACGGAACAGCGACTGCGCCTGTGCCTCATGGAAATCCGGGAAAGATCGAGGGCGGATTCCTCGAGACTCTTGAATGGAGGAGAAGCTTCCCGTTTCTCGGGGGCGGAGCAGGAACGTAAAGAACGGAGGCATCTCGATGCAAAGTAA
- a CDS encoding GGDEF domain-containing protein — protein sequence MGVSCQGGRAIKIFRRKFIVITLFLILILLNLLSFYLATVVSGDARVMNYTGIVRGATQRLVKMELMGRRNDGLLAEIDEIIDELISGRGPHGLDPFDDDAFRERMGELQGQWNRLKDAIGDERRTGSFDDLFALSETFFETANSVVFLAEQLSGQRTDRILSLKVVLIAVSGILAVVFLLHTVEARRLYKRNRFLAEKAMVDQMTTLPNRWSCDLQVKKYREIARLPDLMCFVVDLNNLKSVNDTLGHEAGDRLIASFARILMEAAEPYGFVGRNGGDEFLGLFENFDREKAGRFYGELCEGVNRHNEACGNFKISFAYGAALSCEMETASIFNLMRIADQRMYADKIDAKRGNPVSVEISGSGSKADQPKENGDQKQQGGHPYPDRGPDEP from the coding sequence ATGGGAGTGTCCTGTCAGGGGGGAAGAGCGATAAAGATCTTCAGAAGAAAATTCATCGTCATAACCCTTTTTCTGATCCTGATTCTCCTCAACCTTCTTTCTTTTTACCTGGCTACCGTCGTCAGCGGCGATGCCCGTGTCATGAACTACACCGGAATCGTGCGAGGGGCGACCCAGAGGCTGGTCAAGATGGAGCTCATGGGGAGAAGGAACGACGGGCTGCTTGCCGAAATCGATGAGATCATCGACGAATTGATAAGCGGCCGGGGCCCGCATGGTCTGGACCCCTTTGACGACGATGCCTTTCGGGAGAGGATGGGTGAGCTTCAAGGGCAGTGGAATAGGCTCAAGGACGCCATCGGGGACGAACGTCGTACGGGGAGCTTTGACGATCTCTTTGCCCTCAGCGAGACCTTTTTTGAAACGGCGAATTCGGTCGTCTTTTTGGCGGAACAGCTATCGGGACAGAGGACGGATCGAATCCTCTCGCTGAAGGTCGTGCTTATCGCCGTGTCCGGAATACTGGCCGTGGTTTTCCTTTTGCACACGGTAGAGGCCAGGCGCCTTTACAAACGCAACCGATTTTTGGCGGAAAAGGCCATGGTCGATCAGATGACCACGCTTCCCAATCGCTGGTCCTGTGACCTCCAGGTCAAGAAATATCGAGAGATCGCCCGCCTGCCCGACCTGATGTGCTTCGTCGTCGATTTGAACAACCTGAAGAGCGTCAACGATACCTTGGGCCATGAGGCGGGAGATCGTCTGATCGCATCATTTGCCCGAATCTTGATGGAGGCGGCGGAGCCCTACGGCTTCGTGGGGCGAAACGGGGGCGACGAGTTTCTGGGGCTCTTTGAAAATTTCGATCGGGAAAAGGCAGGACGTTTCTATGGGGAGCTTTGCGAAGGAGTGAACCGACACAATGAGGCCTGTGGAAATTTCAAAATCTCCTTTGCGTATGGTGCGGCCCTGTCCTGCGAAATGGAGACGGCTTCGATCTTCAATCTGATGAGGATTGCGGATCAAAGGATGTATGCCGATAAAATCGACGCAAAGCGGGGCAATCCCGTCTCGGTGGAGATATCGGGGAGCGGATCAAAAGCCGATCAGCCTAAGGAGAACGGCGACCAAAAGCAGCAGGGAGGCCATCCCTATCCCGATCGAGGCCCAGACGAGCCTTAG